In Pongo pygmaeus isolate AG05252 chromosome 13, NHGRI_mPonPyg2-v2.0_pri, whole genome shotgun sequence, one genomic interval encodes:
- the LOC129044569 gene encoding LOW QUALITY PROTEIN: phosphoglycerate mutase 1-like (The sequence of the model RefSeq protein was modified relative to this genomic sequence to represent the inferred CDS: inserted 1 base in 1 codon; substituted 1 base at 1 genomic stop codon), whose protein sequence is MVTYKLVLIRCGESMWNLENHFSSWYNANLIPVGHKEAKRSRQALRDAGYEFDICFPSVQKXAIXTLWTVQNAIDQMRLPVVRTWCLKEWHYGGLTGLNKAETSVKHGETQVKIWRRSCDVPPPPMEPDHPLYSNISKDCRYADLTEDQLSSGESLKEIVPQIKEGKWVRTEAHGNSLRGLVKHLEGLSEEAIMELNLPTGIPIIYELDKNLKPIKPMQLLGDEATVCKAMEAVAAQSKAKK, encoded by the exons ATGGTCACCTACAAGCTAGTACTGATCAGGTGTGGTGAGAGCATGTGGAACCTGGAGAATCACTTCAGCAGCTGGTACAATGCCAATCTAATCCCGGTAGGCCACAAGGAGGCAAAGCGCAGCAGGCAGGCTCTGCGAGATGCTGGCTATGAGTTTGACATCTGCTTCCCCTCAGTGCAGAAGTGAGCGA AGACCCTCTGGACAGTGCAAAATGCCATTGATCAGATGCGGCTGCCAGTAGTGAGGACTTGGTGCCTCAAGGAGTGGCATTATGGGGGTCTGACTGGCCTCAATAAAGCAGAAACTTCTGTGAAGCATGGTGAGACCCAGGTGAAGATCTGGAGGCGCTCCTGTGATGTCCCACCACCTCCGATGGAGCCCGACCATCCTTTGTACAGCAACATCAGTAAGGATTGCAGGTATGCAGACCTCACTGAAGATCAGCTATCCTCCGGTGAGAGTCTGAAGGAAATAGTTCCTCAGATCAAGGAGGGGAAATGGGTACGGACTGAAGCCCATGGCAACAGCCTTCGGGGCCTTGTTAAGCATCTGGAGGGTCTCTCTGAAGAGGCTATCATGGAGCTGAACCTGCCGACTGGTATTCCCATCATCTATGAATTGGACAAGAACTTGAAGCCCATCAAGCCCATGCAGCTTCTGGGGGATGAAGCAACTGTGTGTAAAGCCATGGAAGCTGTGGCTGCCCAGAGCAAGGCTAAGAAGTGA